TGATTTCCTGTACTaaagaaagataaataatATAGCTGATCATCTATTAGAGTTCGATGGTTTAGGGTTCGCTCCCATCGGAGTTCtcttttcctttcctttttcctCTGAATTATTATATCTTCTGTGCAAGTGCAACGATGGCCGGTGTAATCCTACGACCAGTTGGAAGAACTTTAATAATAAACTAAACCAAAAGCTTTCAACGTTAACAGTTGCATCAACTAAATCATCTGTACGTTTGGTCAATTCTCAAAGTTCACATTGAGCTCGATCAGGTAGTTACTCAACAGCATTAAGCTCAGCATTCTGATTCAAAAGTTACTTcctcagttttccttttggcTAATGTTCTTAATCAACTGTACCGTACGTACCATATCAAGTGACCCATTAGTATTTAACAAACAACCGCCATGCATGGTTCATGGTTTTCTTGAAGATCGACTTGAACtagtttgatatttttttttgagcATGGAACCAATTTGAAACATGATGGTACAAAGCAGTTCCCTGTATTTCTGCAAGGTGAGCAACAGTCACCATCGTCTTCAATAAAACAATTAACGAAAGCTTATCAACTACAAGAACCTTTTGGCAGTCATAAAAATTCTTGCatgcagtggcggatccaagaAATTTTGCCAGCCAAGGCAAGAATTGCATGTCACAGCAACGAGGGCTACGTTTCAAACAGTGGCTGATTTCAGTGTAATCAGCGATTGAATaaattccaaaatcacaataggCTAATATCAATATGATTCTATAAACTGTAAACTCCTTACATAATAAAGTAAATCAAAAGATCAGTAATCAAATAGTTTCTATTCATCATATCAATTTAGGGTTTCATCTAATACTGGACCTCTAAgctataaaaataaattcaacaaattcaatcaaattaaTCAAACTTATAAATCATTCGACCAATGAGGCACTAAGACAACAAGTAACGTGATAattaaacattcaaataactcTTGATTCATTAAACAACGAATGAACGaataagaaaaaatgaaataatgaTGAATATGATTGATCGATTAATCGATTTGATTCATTGATTCAATACTTACTTGAATGATTAAGGGTCTTTTGCCTTTGTGGGAGAGATTAAAGTTGAGAATGATGTATTGTGTTTTGGAATTGGGGTCTGGGAAACATAGAAGATGAGGAGTAGAATATACGTACGACAAAAACCAAAAGCAGGACTCCACATATGACGACTCCACGAGTTGTTCTTATTTCtccaacttttttttaattacagaTAAAAAGATGTCGTTTTTAAAGAGAACTatcgtttttttttgggaagatagaaaaaaaattcaaaagaggCACAGCTGTGCCGTGGTCTTTCACCTTCATCTTTGGCCAGATTCTGCcactcttcttcatcttttctCCAGAAAAACTTCGTATAGCATGCCCAACATCTTAAACCCAGCCTAGGCAACTGCCTGGGCTCGCCTACACATGGATCTGCCTCTGCTTGCAtgctaatttttttaatttacatttagtTTCCAATTACTGTACCTTGTTATGCTTTATGGACTCTAAAAAGCCCATGCTACATTAACTCGAGGCCTCATGGTCCCAAATTCCCAAAATGTTGGAAGAAAAATTAAAGTACAACTATTTCATTTAGAAGCTGTAAGGAGCCTAAAATGAGAGCTCTACTAGGGTTTTCCTTAGCGACGATTCGGCACTCTTGGCCGGAGCCTGGAGAGTTTGAATTTTTCCACTCCCTTAGGCCAATTTGATGAGTTTGGCGGCGGGAGAGAGATCTAGAGGCGTCAAGATTGTGTATCTCTGATTTCTTGTGTGCGTCAATGGGTATTCGATAGACCGAATCAAGTTTACGTCAAAAACATACTTTTGGTACACTCCGTTACACCACCATTGTTAACGTCTTATTTTTGCCATGGATATATCACTACAAAAAAATTGAGTAAAGGCCACAAATGTTTTATGGGGAATTTGTGGCCTTTAATGGGGTGGGGATTGCTTAAAATCCCACAAAACTCATACAAATGTGGGATTTTGATTATCATAATAattaaaatgccacatttgtaTAAGTTTTGTGAGATTTTAAGCAATAGCCACCCCACTAAAGCCCACAAATTCTATACAAATCTTTGTGGCatttgatcaaattttttgTAGTGTATTCGTTCTGCTCCCTCTCTTTCTTAGAGCCACACGGTCTTGGTCGAGATCAATTAGAAATAAAGGATAGTATATGCAAAGGAACGATTTTTTGAAGTTGTTCTTGCCAATATGTACAACTTATAATTATatgatatatacatacatacaaaCTGAAATTCCAAGAATATTACTAATATTGAAATGATCAATTCGCGATCGACCTACAAATCGGCAAAgtaaaaacataaacaagagTACGGACAATAATGTACAAGGATGAATAATGGCACTAAATTTGAGTTCAAGCTGTCCCATTCAATCAAAACATGCAAGCATTactttccatctccaaaaatctttttccctttcaaaatcctACTCAcgcttccctttcaaaatcctACTCATGCTTCCCTATCACCATTTGAGTTTGACAGTTTGGTTGGTCGTGCATGTGCAATTCCATATGCATTCTCTTTTTCCCGTTAAACCCCTTATCACTTTTCAAAACGATCTTCCATCAATTCGAAACACCCTTACGTAGCTAGCTAGTTAATTAGGCCTCTTCAGATTTGACTGCCTGATGATCATCTGCGTGTGAAAATACATCCCGTCGAGTCTTTCCAACAGAGACCTTAGCCTTGAGCAATTCCTTCTCCCAATCTGTCTTGTGCACCACTGTCAATATCGACACCACGCATGTGATTTGAGCTGCTAGAAGGCCATAGCAAAGACCCTTGAACCCTAATCTCCACACAAACCCCATCACTATGGCCACAGGCGCACCCACCACGTAAAATGAGAAGAAATTGATCCATGCCCCGATTCCGGGCCTAGCACTGCCTCTCAATATCCCACAGCTTGTGGTTTGTGGACAATTGGCGAGTTCGCATAGGCCGATCACCGGTAGGATAGCCACAGTTAGCTCAAGAACCTCATTATCTGTTGTGAAGATTCTCCCCCATGTCTCTCTGCCTAGAGTGGTAAGTGACAAACCCGAAAATGAGCTCACCAGTGCCATTCCCACCGCCACCACCGCAGCTAAACGAGCCTTCTCAGGTTGGCCTGCCCCAAGCTCGTTGCCTACTCTTGTAGACACTGACGCGCTAAGGGCCGCAGGCAATGTGTACATGAGAGAAGTAGTTTGGATCACTATGGCCGATGTTGCAAGGGCAATATGAGGGTTGTCAAGGTAACCAGCTAGAATTGTCATGAACTCGTACCACCACCATTCTAGGCAAACTGCTAGACAACTTTGTACGGATAGTCTGATTAGCATTCCCAATTCGTCTCTGAGTAGTGAACTCTTTAATGAAAGTGGAACTAACGGTTTGGATAGCAATGGTGTCAATATGGGTGCTGGTTTCGATTTAGTACTACTTGCAAGCAGTTCAGGTTTGTTTCTTATGTCATAATACAATGCTCGTTCAGAATTATTAGTGGTGGGTTCAGTCTCCGTTAACCAGCAATACAAACGTGCTTTAGTGATGTAGGTATACAATatgtaacccaaaagaaaaaagagagtgGTGAAATTGGTGAAGGAAGTAGAAATGGCTATTCCTTTGACTCCAAGAGGAAGAGTGAAGGTCAAGAAAATGGTGAGAGGAAGGTGAAGAATGGTAGCTAGTAAAGTGCACCACATCAATGGCCAACTTATGCTTTGGCTGCGCAAGAAAATACGTAAAGGGTGGAGAAGACTATTCGCTATGAGATCAGGGATCGCAAACCGGCAATACAAGCTTGCGATTCGGGTTATATCCGGGTTTTGGTGGAGAATGAGCATGAGAGGTTCGATGTTGATCCAAAGCAAGGAAATAGGAAGAGAAGCAACTAGTAACAAGAGAATTGTTCTTTGCAAAGTGAGGAAGGCCATGGAGAAGTTGCGTGATCCAAAAGCTTGGCTACAGAGGGGTTCCATACCCATAGCTAAACCAGAGAGAACAGAGTAGCCTGTGATGTTGGTGAAGCCAATGGCCAAAGCTCCTCCTGCTAGCTCCAAACTTCCTAGTCTCCCCATGCATACAACTAAGACCATGTTTTTGAGGTAGGCAACTAAGCTCATGGCTGCTATGGGGAAGCCAATATCAGTCATCCTGTGAAGCTCCTCCATAACCTATGGAGAGTAAGAATAAGATGTTCATCTTTTGGGAAAAATACGGAAAAAAGAGTATGAAACTTTAAGATTTGATGATAATTGAGATATTTTGTACCTCTGGCATTGTCGGGTACTTTGGGGATTGACTTGCTGCTTCTGCAGCCATTGTCGACTAGGATTCTTTCGCCGCCTATTGTTTTCTTTCCTGATGAGAGATCGGAGAGAGAGGTTCTTGTTGGAAATTAATGAACGTTGAGGGCTCTAATTTATAAGGACATGGAGTACCCGTTGGCACCGAGATAGGGTTATACATccgtaattttattttattatgatgTTAAATTCTACGTCGTAATCTTACGTGTGTCATGTCACATTATCACgtcaataattaaaataataataaaatatcattttaaatgaaaagacaatcatatcaTTCTTAATTCAACGgttataaattattataaatatatatatattttattttttatcattcttcttttttatcacaataatgcttctaaaatataatttaaaaaattaatgtttacaaaaatatgtttgaaatatgtgtgtgcacgcacgaaatatatatatatatatcagtctctatccagagtgaagcttcactctgaaattacagagtgaagttctaattttggcacacttttcggtcaaatgttttcatcataagcgattcaatatttaggtatgctattcaagatcatctctacaaaatttcatctaattcggacatcgttaaagtattgaaattagattaaatcaatgaatgaattaaaactgttcaacgtgaaccgttcgtgtaaatctcaattttgaaagcttaaatcattgtcaaattggatgaaatttgtagagatgatcttgaatgacatacctaaatattgaatcgtttatggtgaaaaaatttgaccaaaaagtgtgccaaaattagaacttcactctgtaatttcagagttaagcttcactctggataggtactgtatatatatatatatacacaaaaaatattttcaaaataaaactattttgGTCTTAATAATTTGATAGAGAATATATGGTAACTGTATTCATTAATTATAGCCATTAATATAATTTGTAAATGtaagtaaaaattaaaaattgaaaaaagtcATGACATAAAGTCATAAAGAAGGAAATTGTTGATAAGATTCTTAATTATAGAGGATATGTAAGAtaacaaattttattttcatagaGTATATaaatcttaattaataccatatttatatttaccatATAAATACAATATTTATATGGTAATGTTTCCAGAGTATACTACAATTTCTATATATGCGtgcccacacacacacacacacacacatatatatatatatatatttcacgcACA
This is a stretch of genomic DNA from Argentina anserina chromosome 4, drPotAnse1.1, whole genome shotgun sequence. It encodes these proteins:
- the LOC126791901 gene encoding protein DETOXIFICATION 55, whose amino-acid sequence is MAAEAASQSPKYPTMPEVMEELHRMTDIGFPIAAMSLVAYLKNMVLVVCMGRLGSLELAGGALAIGFTNITGYSVLSGLAMGMEPLCSQAFGSRNFSMAFLTLQRTILLLLVASLPISLLWINIEPLMLILHQNPDITRIASLYCRFAIPDLIANSLLHPLRIFLRSQSISWPLMWCTLLATILHLPLTIFLTFTLPLGVKGIAISTSFTNFTTLFFLLGYILYTYITKARLYCWLTETEPTTNNSERALYYDIRNKPELLASSTKSKPAPILTPLLSKPLVPLSLKSSLLRDELGMLIRLSVQSCLAVCLEWWWYEFMTILAGYLDNPHIALATSAIVIQTTSLMYTLPAALSASVSTRVGNELGAGQPEKARLAAVVAVGMALVSSFSGLSLTTLGRETWGRIFTTDNEVLELTVAILPVIGLCELANCPQTTSCGILRGSARPGIGAWINFFSFYVVGAPVAIVMGFVWRLGFKGLCYGLLAAQITCVVSILTVVHKTDWEKELLKAKVSVGKTRRDVFSHADDHQAVKSEEA